In one Candidatus Zixiibacteriota bacterium genomic region, the following are encoded:
- a CDS encoding pitrilysin family protein, whose translation MSKTIISKEKLMFSTPTFRFPGRNRLTLFLAVLFLFIFALPVGAQAPKIARFTLDNGMQVILKENHSSPMVTSLIFVKSGSKYETPYNNGVTHFLEHLLFDGTATQTQEQISQGIERLGGYINAFTQQAMTGYLVLMPKDYIEYGMATQADMLFNSNFPEDRFPKERKIVIEEMKKDNDAEGSPAENFSSEKAMAGTPYARPVIGYESTIANIPREAVIDYWKRFYGPNNMIALIIGDFDTLKMAETVKSIFGKFPIAELPPAPIIEYKKLAGKQVFKTVAKTKSTYIDYSIEAPRFTEPDYYAFVLLESYLSDEENSPLFKALKAGSDPLAGSVSISLSTEEEFSRLDIQIVTEKADKVDSIIALTDSILVSLPLAPPSEELLNGYKVSRRCQEIYMSEKLHYYGFTMAPLMVTTGWDFFEKLQERIDSLKPSDIETAARDYLTNQGYIATVVTPIAGAVEKPYAPSGPTQTEVTQYYHTAKFATYDLTQGKKFKMPEIKPVVPEEKRYAKYLKEVFPNGLTVIVKSNPDSRVFALNVIGMNRSATEPEGKDGITDFVNHLIEKGTTTHPADQLAKELAAIGANVTLYDNPWIPYDDRYTTRQFSFMKFETIDQFTEKGIELFSDMIAHPAFDSVEVEKVRAEIMGLLGRNSGSTYKVARNLFYSTLFNGTPYSRSIEGNFRTIGSITLEDLKEHHRIMYAPENMIITVGTNDAPEKIMAFLKMSLGQIPATGFKPIEVVRPGNISGIKTAHQKMEKEQVYIYLGSLLPSAKSPDAAALDVTSAVLSKRLQKNLREAQGLAYSVGASVSFDRNFGWFVCSIGTGTANFEKAKNGIIAEIAKLKAAMPTDEEVEEAINSIWGSNLTANLSRINQAYYMGVNEYLGVGYDYDDVYIDQIRRVDKGAVMKAARRYFDTANYVIATAGNF comes from the coding sequence TTGAGCAAAACTATTATCTCCAAGGAGAAACTCATGTTTTCTACTCCCACATTCAGATTTCCTGGCCGCAATAGGCTTACCCTTTTTCTGGCGGTCCTTTTCCTGTTCATTTTTGCCTTACCGGTTGGGGCTCAGGCTCCCAAAATCGCCCGGTTCACTCTCGATAATGGCATGCAGGTCATTCTCAAGGAAAATCACTCCTCACCGATGGTGACCAGTCTTATTTTTGTTAAGTCGGGAAGTAAATATGAGACTCCTTATAATAATGGTGTCACCCATTTTCTGGAGCATCTGCTGTTCGATGGCACCGCCACTCAGACTCAGGAACAGATTTCGCAGGGAATCGAGCGGCTCGGCGGTTATATCAACGCCTTCACCCAGCAGGCCATGACCGGTTATCTCGTCTTGATGCCCAAAGATTATATCGAATACGGGATGGCCACACAGGCCGACATGCTTTTTAACTCCAATTTCCCCGAGGACAGGTTTCCCAAAGAGCGCAAAATTGTAATTGAAGAAATGAAAAAAGACAATGATGCCGAGGGTTCGCCGGCCGAGAATTTTTCCTCTGAGAAGGCAATGGCCGGGACCCCTTATGCGCGGCCGGTGATCGGGTATGAATCAACCATTGCCAATATCCCCCGCGAGGCGGTCATTGATTATTGGAAACGGTTCTACGGACCGAACAATATGATTGCTCTTATTATCGGCGACTTTGATACTCTGAAGATGGCCGAGACAGTCAAGTCCATTTTCGGCAAATTTCCGATAGCGGAATTGCCTCCGGCTCCGATCATCGAGTACAAGAAGCTTGCCGGGAAGCAGGTTTTTAAGACGGTTGCCAAAACCAAATCGACCTACATAGACTATTCGATCGAGGCGCCCCGATTCACCGAGCCGGATTATTATGCCTTTGTTCTTCTGGAAAGCTACCTCTCCGATGAGGAAAACTCGCCCTTGTTCAAGGCTCTTAAAGCCGGTTCGGACCCGCTGGCCGGCTCCGTATCAATCTCGCTTTCCACCGAGGAGGAGTTTTCCCGGCTCGACATTCAAATTGTCACCGAGAAAGCCGACAAGGTCGATTCCATAATTGCCCTCACCGACAGCATCCTTGTGAGCCTTCCCCTCGCTCCGCCGTCGGAGGAACTTCTGAACGGCTACAAAGTTTCCCGGCGTTGCCAGGAAATCTATATGTCGGAAAAGCTGCACTATTACGGTTTCACCATGGCGCCCCTTATGGTTACCACCGGATGGGATTTTTTCGAGAAACTGCAAGAAAGAATCGATTCGTTGAAACCTTCCGATATTGAAACCGCGGCCAGAGACTACTTGACCAATCAGGGTTATATCGCTACGGTCGTTACTCCGATTGCCGGGGCGGTTGAGAAGCCTTATGCTCCCTCCGGGCCGACTCAGACAGAGGTGACACAATATTATCATACCGCTAAATTCGCGACTTATGATCTGACTCAGGGAAAGAAATTCAAAATGCCGGAAATTAAACCGGTAGTACCGGAAGAGAAAAGATATGCCAAATATCTAAAAGAGGTATTTCCCAACGGCCTGACCGTCATCGTCAAATCAAACCCCGACAGCCGGGTCTTTGCTCTCAACGTGATCGGGATGAACCGTTCCGCCACCGAGCCGGAGGGGAAAGATGGTATCACCGATTTTGTCAATCATCTGATTGAAAAAGGGACAACCACTCATCCGGCCGACCAGTTGGCCAAGGAACTGGCGGCGATCGGCGCCAATGTCACGCTCTACGACAATCCCTGGATTCCTTATGATGACCGTTACACCACCCGGCAATTTTCGTTCATGAAATTCGAAACGATCGATCAGTTCACCGAGAAGGGGATCGAGCTTTTTAGCGACATGATTGCCCACCCGGCGTTCGATTCGGTGGAGGTGGAAAAGGTGCGGGCGGAGATAATGGGACTTCTGGGAAGAAACAGCGGTTCCACCTATAAAGTCGCCCGAAATCTTTTCTATTCCACTCTCTTTAACGGGACTCCATATTCCAGGTCAATCGAGGGGAATTTCCGGACAATCGGCTCCATTACCCTTGAAGATCTAAAAGAGCACCATCGCATAATGTACGCACCGGAAAATATGATTATCACCGTGGGCACCAATGATGCGCCGGAAAAAATCATGGCTTTCCTTAAAATGAGCCTGGGGCAGATTCCAGCGACGGGGTTCAAGCCGATCGAGGTGGTTCGTCCGGGGAATATCTCGGGGATAAAGACCGCGCATCAAAAGATGGAAAAAGAGCAGGTTTATATCTATCTGGGGAGCCTGCTTCCCTCGGCCAAGTCGCCCGATGCCGCCGCACTGGATGTCACCAGCGCCGTTCTCTCCAAGCGGCTGCAGAAAAATCTTCGCGAGGCACAGGGGCTGGCCTATTCGGTCGGCGCCTCGGTTTCATTCGATAGAAATTTCGGATGGTTTGTATGCAGCATCGGAACCGGCACGGCCAATTTTGAGAAGGCGAAAAACGGCATCATTGCTGAAATAGCAAAATTGAAGGCGGCGATGCCGACCGATGAGGAGGTTGAAGAGGCGATCAACTCCATCTGGGGATCAAACCTGACCGCCAACCTGTCGCGAATCAATCAGGCATACTATATGGGCGTCAATGAGTATCTGGGTGTAGGATATGACTATGATGATGTTTATATCGACCAGATTCGCCGGGTGGATAAAGGGGCGGTAATGAAAGCGGCGCGGCGGTATTTCGACACCGCCAATTATGTCATCGCGACAGCGGGAAATTTCTGA